A region from the Nematostella vectensis chromosome 13, jaNemVect1.1, whole genome shotgun sequence genome encodes:
- the LOC5518595 gene encoding uncharacterized protein LOC5518595 yields the protein MDSPKVSSLNHVCLFLLGFSVYCPVLFFISASPDILAGTTIGTSAISLAEGIPGILTNIFGNWFISRLSLLTSLVIGTVSCVASLLLLILGGDAYVRLLAVAGVNFAAQWMAVWCMGLTAHLRDDGRLISGYETGISLSGIIGVLSYTALTTWLCVSPQVAMTTCLVFPILSAIIYAALDKTAINENVKHSDEYTELATCEQHEEAPNKSQGKDSVSSDQSIGQDKTPGFNSDDYCKDSKLEKDPEESLLLICWKVFPRFTYCYIAATSLKLSRLAILTTIVTPSSYIAPRDHYMYYSLAIIIPRSVVGLIYSAYSHFFPTNRVLEFCNIWLISTVCLAHMMFFVFVSWYHFLPGLSVTLMFCVSFGFAEGCMWVFGFIGIKDMFSNVRDAGYGLSIVNSARQFANLVAGLQGVNLERMLLRHCKEELLLGDNCLARSIFVRGWEQLHCSKH from the exons ATGGACTCTCCTAAAGTCTCCTCTTTGAATCACGTTTGTCTGTTTTTACTAGGGTTTTCAGTGTATTGCCCGGTGCTCTTTTTCATAAGTGCAAGTCCTGATATCCTAGCAGGTACTACCATCGGGACTTCTGCTATCTCACTTGCCGAGGGAATCCCTGGAATTCTAACAAACATCTTTGGGAACTGGTTCATTAGCCGGCTATCCTTACTGACGTCCCTGGTTATCGGGACGGTGAGTTGCGTGGCGTCTCTTCTCCTACTAATACTCGGGGGGGATGCATACGTCAGGCTTCTGGCTGTGGCTGGAGTTAACTTTGCTGCGCAGTGGATGGCTGTGTGGTGTATGGGGCTCACTGCACATCTCCGAGATGACGGGAGACTTATTAGCGGCTACGAAACGGGGATAAGTTTATCGGGTATCATTGGTGTCCTTTCATACACAG CGTTAACAACCTGGCTGTGCGTGTCCCCTCAGGTTGCCATGACGACATGCCTTGTCTTTCCGATCCTCAGTGCTATAATATATGCTGCACTGGACAAGACAGCAATTAACGAAAACGTGAAACACAGTGATGAGTACACCGAGCTAGCGACATGCGAACAACACGAGGAGGCGCCGAACAAGTCTCAGGGCAAAGACTCCGTATCATCTGACCAAAGCATCGGGCAGGACAAAACTCCTGGCTTCAACTCTGATGACTACTGTAAAGACTCCAAATTAGAGAAAGACCCCGAAGAGTCATTACTGTTGATTTGCTGGAAAGTGTTTCCTCGCTTTACTTATTGCTACATAGCAGCCACTAGTCTGAAATTGTCAAGACTCGCCATACTGACTACAATAGTAACCCCAAGCTCTTACATCGCCCCCCGAGACCATTATATGTACTACTCCCTTGCAATTATCATTCCACGAAGCGTAGTGGGACTAATATACTCCGCATACTCCCACTTCTTCCCTACCAATAGGGTATTAGAGTTTTGCAACATCTGGCTCATATCTACCGTCTGCCTTGCCCATATGATGTTCTTTGTGTTCGTCTCATGGTACCATTTCTTACCTGGTCTCTCAGTGACTCTCATGTTTTGCGTCTCTTTTGGGTTTGCTGAGGGTTGTATGTGGGTGTTCGGGTTTATTGGGATAAAGGATATGTTCTCCAATGTTCGGGACGCTGGATATGGTCTAAGTATTGTAAACTCTGCGAGGCAGTTCGCGAATTTGGTGGCGGGTCTGCAGGGGGTGAACCTAGAGAGAATGCTGCTCAGGCACTGTAAGGAGGAACTACTCCTAGGTGATAACTGCTTAGCCCGATCGATTTTTGTAAGAGGTTGGGAGCAACTTCATTGCTCTAAGCACTAG
- the LOC5518597 gene encoding solute carrier family 22 member 15-like isoform X2, protein MANSAETMDKFWIDSFSNTRKELKRNTLLLSIIAFTITYQIIALEFFVEEEAYTVCNSTEIWIPNNHSADLPTRTTFKEVDFADSGKLLLSLHYLSMLIGVISLGLLADKFGRRKILFSSLALAFCASLIGSVFIKKIAVFVPFMMLSGFASGMSLLIVFILVAEYVNPGRRPLVLAAIWLSSTLSCISFAGLAYLVDRRRVLMLGVSLPLLVMVLFYKIIPESPRWVYLKMTTAPSEESPLESQMLLRHIGSQDDRWGKKKVCWPVGVASEGYCFKFLKEKQSRRNALVLAHSWFSIGMLYRALNTSSIQLLHNFYINYSIRELINLPSFLCFVLLATCVGRRFTTLISMVLSGVLCVIFAAASDGFIFTAYDTLTIIIQLLGRFFVVLSMTSLGVYSIELFPTSARCSALGLVTSFSFLGAAISPLFMSLQSLNPMVPLAMLGSVSLFAGVLIRVMLPETKGAMTSETLEDTVVGRRTFNKPWSPKVRWARTERRDESGTEEEVCPGRGTDQLDTTSYSDSIDEYKDLRKSWEVSFDRASRTSKWEWLSYEDANRSLPSLDIELSLHDESHLLDDDDHEKLSEFVPGNAWILLYSTFTHGISLKTLYYRLQDVQTPIMLVIKDSQGYVFGVYSPVPLRVNPGFYGYGRSFFFTCKPEYKVYPCSGKNEYYLNCNTDSLAFGCSDGLFGLWLDSELYRGRSTACETYNSDVLSANEDFICIGLEVWTFA, encoded by the exons ATGGCCAATTCTGCTGAGACCATGGACAAGTTTTGGATCGATTCTTTCAGTAACACGAGAAAGGAACTTAAAAGAAATACCTTGCTTTTGAGCATTATTGCATTTACAATTACGTACCAGATAATTGCTTTGGAGTTCTTCGTTGAGGAGGAGGCATATACGGTTTGTAATTCAACTG AGATATGGATACCAAATAACCACAGCGCTGATTTGCCTACACGCACCACTTTCAAAGAG GTTGATTTTGCAGACTCTGGGAAACTGTTACTTAGCCTTCATTAcctcagcatgttaattggaGTGATCAGCCTTGGATTGCTGGCCGACAAGTTTGGCAGGCGTAAAATTCTTTTCTCCTCATTGGCGCTAGCATTCTGTGCAAGCCTCATTGGTagtgtttttataaaaaagatagCAGTATTTGTGCCATTCATGATGCTATCTGGGTTTGCATCCG GAATGTCCCTGTTGATTGTATTCATTCTGGTCGCTGAATATGTCAACCCTGGCCGGCGACCTTTGGTGCTAGCAGCAATATGGCTGTCATCCACACTGTCTTGTATATCTTTTGCTGGCTTGGCGTACTTGGTTGACAGAAGAAGAGTACTCATGTTGGGAGTGTCTCTGCCCCTTTTAGTGATGGTGTTATTTTACAA GATAATCCCAGAATCCCCACGCTGGGTGTATTTAAAGATGACCACAGCACCCTCTGAAGAGTCCCCTCTTGAGTCTCAGATGTTGTTGAGGCATATAGGTAGTCAAGACGATAGATGGGGTAAAAAAAAGGTGTGTTGGCCAGTGGGCGTGGCGAGTGAGGGGTACTGCTTTAAGTTCCTGAAGGAGAAACAATCGAGGCGAAATGCCCTGGTATTAGCTCATAGCTG gttttCAATAGGAATGCTGTATCGTGCACTGAACACATCATCAATTCAACTTCTTCACAATTTCTACATTAACTACTCCATCCGTGAGCTCATCAACCTGCCATCATTCCTTTGCTTCGTGCTCCTAGCCACATG TGTTGGGCGACGCTTCACCACTCTCATTAGCATGGTTCTTAGTGGAGTTCTCTGTGTCATATTTGCTGCTGCTTCTGATGGGTTTATTTTCACAG CGTACGACACACTAACGATCATCATACAACTGCTCGGACGTTTCTTTGTTGTCCtctcaatgacgtcattgggTGTATATTCCATCGAACTGTTTCCAACATCTGCAAG GTGTAGTGCGCTCGGTCTGGTGACGTCATTCAGTTTTCTTGGCGCCGCCATATCACCGCTATTCATGTCACTGCAGTCCCTGAATCCCATGGTTCCCTTGGCGATGCTCGGCTCAGTCTCCCTCTTTGCCGGCGTGCTGATACGAGTGATGTTACCTGAGACAAAGGGGGCAATGACATCAG AGACACTCGAAGACACGGTCGTCGGAAGAAGGACATTTAATAAGCCATGGAGCCCCAAGGTGCGATGGGCGCGGACTGAGCGACGTGACGAATCAGGGACAGAGGAGGAGGTGTGTCCGGGCCGGGGGACCGACCAACTGGACACCACATCTTACAGCGACAGCATAGATGAGTACAAA GATTTACGTAAAAGCTGGGAAGTGTCTTTTGATCGCGCCTCGAGAACCTCGAAATGGGAG TGGCTGTCCTATGAAGATGCAAATCGAAG TTTGCCATCACTTGATATTGAGCTGAGTTTGCATGATGAATCACATCTACTTGACGACGACGACCATGAAAAG CTGTCTGAGTTCGTCCCTGGGAACGCCTGGATTCTACTGTACAGCACGTTCACCCACGGAATCAGCCTCAAGACTCTGTACTACCGACTGCAAGACGTGCAGACTCCTATCATGCTAGTGATTAAAGATAGCCAAGGATAT GTGTTTGGTGTATACAGTCCTGTTCCCCTAAGGGTCAATCCTGGTTTCTATGGCTACGGACGATCGTTCTTTTTCACGTGTAAACCGGAGTACAAG GTGTACCCGTGTAGCGGGAAGAACGAGTACTACCTTAACTGCAACACAGACAGTCTGGCCTTCGGCTGCAGCGA CGGTTTGTTTGGCCTGTGGCTAGACAGTGAGCTGTATCGCGGGCGCAGCACAGCCTGTGAAACTTACAACAGTGACGTTTTGTCTGCGAATGAGGATTTCATCTGTATAGGTCTGGAGGTCTGGACATTTGCATAA
- the LOC5518597 gene encoding solute carrier family 22 member 15-like isoform X1, giving the protein MANSAETMDKFWIDSFSNTRKELKRNTLLLSIIAFTITYQIIALEFFVEEEAYTVCNSTGRCFHTEIWIPNNHSADLPTRTTFKEVDFADSGKLLLSLHYLSMLIGVISLGLLADKFGRRKILFSSLALAFCASLIGSVFIKKIAVFVPFMMLSGFASGMSLLIVFILVAEYVNPGRRPLVLAAIWLSSTLSCISFAGLAYLVDRRRVLMLGVSLPLLVMVLFYKIIPESPRWVYLKMTTAPSEESPLESQMLLRHIGSQDDRWGKKKVCWPVGVASEGYCFKFLKEKQSRRNALVLAHSWFSIGMLYRALNTSSIQLLHNFYINYSIRELINLPSFLCFVLLATCVGRRFTTLISMVLSGVLCVIFAAASDGFIFTAYDTLTIIIQLLGRFFVVLSMTSLGVYSIELFPTSARCSALGLVTSFSFLGAAISPLFMSLQSLNPMVPLAMLGSVSLFAGVLIRVMLPETKGAMTSETLEDTVVGRRTFNKPWSPKVRWARTERRDESGTEEEVCPGRGTDQLDTTSYSDSIDEYKDLRKSWEVSFDRASRTSKWEWLSYEDANRSLPSLDIELSLHDESHLLDDDDHEKLSEFVPGNAWILLYSTFTHGISLKTLYYRLQDVQTPIMLVIKDSQGYVFGVYSPVPLRVNPGFYGYGRSFFFTCKPEYKVYPCSGKNEYYLNCNTDSLAFGCSDGLFGLWLDSELYRGRSTACETYNSDVLSANEDFICIGLEVWTFA; this is encoded by the exons ATGGCCAATTCTGCTGAGACCATGGACAAGTTTTGGATCGATTCTTTCAGTAACACGAGAAAGGAACTTAAAAGAAATACCTTGCTTTTGAGCATTATTGCATTTACAATTACGTACCAGATAATTGCTTTGGAGTTCTTCGTTGAGGAGGAGGCATATACGGTTTGTAATTCAACTG GTCGCTGTTTTCACACAGAGATATGGATACCAAATAACCACAGCGCTGATTTGCCTACACGCACCACTTTCAAAGAG GTTGATTTTGCAGACTCTGGGAAACTGTTACTTAGCCTTCATTAcctcagcatgttaattggaGTGATCAGCCTTGGATTGCTGGCCGACAAGTTTGGCAGGCGTAAAATTCTTTTCTCCTCATTGGCGCTAGCATTCTGTGCAAGCCTCATTGGTagtgtttttataaaaaagatagCAGTATTTGTGCCATTCATGATGCTATCTGGGTTTGCATCCG GAATGTCCCTGTTGATTGTATTCATTCTGGTCGCTGAATATGTCAACCCTGGCCGGCGACCTTTGGTGCTAGCAGCAATATGGCTGTCATCCACACTGTCTTGTATATCTTTTGCTGGCTTGGCGTACTTGGTTGACAGAAGAAGAGTACTCATGTTGGGAGTGTCTCTGCCCCTTTTAGTGATGGTGTTATTTTACAA GATAATCCCAGAATCCCCACGCTGGGTGTATTTAAAGATGACCACAGCACCCTCTGAAGAGTCCCCTCTTGAGTCTCAGATGTTGTTGAGGCATATAGGTAGTCAAGACGATAGATGGGGTAAAAAAAAGGTGTGTTGGCCAGTGGGCGTGGCGAGTGAGGGGTACTGCTTTAAGTTCCTGAAGGAGAAACAATCGAGGCGAAATGCCCTGGTATTAGCTCATAGCTG gttttCAATAGGAATGCTGTATCGTGCACTGAACACATCATCAATTCAACTTCTTCACAATTTCTACATTAACTACTCCATCCGTGAGCTCATCAACCTGCCATCATTCCTTTGCTTCGTGCTCCTAGCCACATG TGTTGGGCGACGCTTCACCACTCTCATTAGCATGGTTCTTAGTGGAGTTCTCTGTGTCATATTTGCTGCTGCTTCTGATGGGTTTATTTTCACAG CGTACGACACACTAACGATCATCATACAACTGCTCGGACGTTTCTTTGTTGTCCtctcaatgacgtcattgggTGTATATTCCATCGAACTGTTTCCAACATCTGCAAG GTGTAGTGCGCTCGGTCTGGTGACGTCATTCAGTTTTCTTGGCGCCGCCATATCACCGCTATTCATGTCACTGCAGTCCCTGAATCCCATGGTTCCCTTGGCGATGCTCGGCTCAGTCTCCCTCTTTGCCGGCGTGCTGATACGAGTGATGTTACCTGAGACAAAGGGGGCAATGACATCAG AGACACTCGAAGACACGGTCGTCGGAAGAAGGACATTTAATAAGCCATGGAGCCCCAAGGTGCGATGGGCGCGGACTGAGCGACGTGACGAATCAGGGACAGAGGAGGAGGTGTGTCCGGGCCGGGGGACCGACCAACTGGACACCACATCTTACAGCGACAGCATAGATGAGTACAAA GATTTACGTAAAAGCTGGGAAGTGTCTTTTGATCGCGCCTCGAGAACCTCGAAATGGGAG TGGCTGTCCTATGAAGATGCAAATCGAAG TTTGCCATCACTTGATATTGAGCTGAGTTTGCATGATGAATCACATCTACTTGACGACGACGACCATGAAAAG CTGTCTGAGTTCGTCCCTGGGAACGCCTGGATTCTACTGTACAGCACGTTCACCCACGGAATCAGCCTCAAGACTCTGTACTACCGACTGCAAGACGTGCAGACTCCTATCATGCTAGTGATTAAAGATAGCCAAGGATAT GTGTTTGGTGTATACAGTCCTGTTCCCCTAAGGGTCAATCCTGGTTTCTATGGCTACGGACGATCGTTCTTTTTCACGTGTAAACCGGAGTACAAG GTGTACCCGTGTAGCGGGAAGAACGAGTACTACCTTAACTGCAACACAGACAGTCTGGCCTTCGGCTGCAGCGA CGGTTTGTTTGGCCTGTGGCTAGACAGTGAGCTGTATCGCGGGCGCAGCACAGCCTGTGAAACTTACAACAGTGACGTTTTGTCTGCGAATGAGGATTTCATCTGTATAGGTCTGGAGGTCTGGACATTTGCATAA
- the LOC5518597 gene encoding solute carrier family 22 member 13 isoform X3, which yields MLIGVISLGLLADKFGRRKILFSSLALAFCASLIGSVFIKKIAVFVPFMMLSGFASGMSLLIVFILVAEYVNPGRRPLVLAAIWLSSTLSCISFAGLAYLVDRRRVLMLGVSLPLLVMVLFYKIIPESPRWVYLKMTTAPSEESPLESQMLLRHIGSQDDRWGKKKVCWPVGVASEGYCFKFLKEKQSRRNALVLAHSWFSIGMLYRALNTSSIQLLHNFYINYSIRELINLPSFLCFVLLATCVGRRFTTLISMVLSGVLCVIFAAASDGFIFTAYDTLTIIIQLLGRFFVVLSMTSLGVYSIELFPTSARCSALGLVTSFSFLGAAISPLFMSLQSLNPMVPLAMLGSVSLFAGVLIRVMLPETKGAMTSETLEDTVVGRRTFNKPWSPKVRWARTERRDESGTEEEVCPGRGTDQLDTTSYSDSIDEYKDLRKSWEVSFDRASRTSKWEWLSYEDANRSLPSLDIELSLHDESHLLDDDDHEKLSEFVPGNAWILLYSTFTHGISLKTLYYRLQDVQTPIMLVIKDSQGYVFGVYSPVPLRVNPGFYGYGRSFFFTCKPEYKVYPCSGKNEYYLNCNTDSLAFGCSDGLFGLWLDSELYRGRSTACETYNSDVLSANEDFICIGLEVWTFA from the exons atgttaattggaGTGATCAGCCTTGGATTGCTGGCCGACAAGTTTGGCAGGCGTAAAATTCTTTTCTCCTCATTGGCGCTAGCATTCTGTGCAAGCCTCATTGGTagtgtttttataaaaaagatagCAGTATTTGTGCCATTCATGATGCTATCTGGGTTTGCATCCG GAATGTCCCTGTTGATTGTATTCATTCTGGTCGCTGAATATGTCAACCCTGGCCGGCGACCTTTGGTGCTAGCAGCAATATGGCTGTCATCCACACTGTCTTGTATATCTTTTGCTGGCTTGGCGTACTTGGTTGACAGAAGAAGAGTACTCATGTTGGGAGTGTCTCTGCCCCTTTTAGTGATGGTGTTATTTTACAA GATAATCCCAGAATCCCCACGCTGGGTGTATTTAAAGATGACCACAGCACCCTCTGAAGAGTCCCCTCTTGAGTCTCAGATGTTGTTGAGGCATATAGGTAGTCAAGACGATAGATGGGGTAAAAAAAAGGTGTGTTGGCCAGTGGGCGTGGCGAGTGAGGGGTACTGCTTTAAGTTCCTGAAGGAGAAACAATCGAGGCGAAATGCCCTGGTATTAGCTCATAGCTG gttttCAATAGGAATGCTGTATCGTGCACTGAACACATCATCAATTCAACTTCTTCACAATTTCTACATTAACTACTCCATCCGTGAGCTCATCAACCTGCCATCATTCCTTTGCTTCGTGCTCCTAGCCACATG TGTTGGGCGACGCTTCACCACTCTCATTAGCATGGTTCTTAGTGGAGTTCTCTGTGTCATATTTGCTGCTGCTTCTGATGGGTTTATTTTCACAG CGTACGACACACTAACGATCATCATACAACTGCTCGGACGTTTCTTTGTTGTCCtctcaatgacgtcattgggTGTATATTCCATCGAACTGTTTCCAACATCTGCAAG GTGTAGTGCGCTCGGTCTGGTGACGTCATTCAGTTTTCTTGGCGCCGCCATATCACCGCTATTCATGTCACTGCAGTCCCTGAATCCCATGGTTCCCTTGGCGATGCTCGGCTCAGTCTCCCTCTTTGCCGGCGTGCTGATACGAGTGATGTTACCTGAGACAAAGGGGGCAATGACATCAG AGACACTCGAAGACACGGTCGTCGGAAGAAGGACATTTAATAAGCCATGGAGCCCCAAGGTGCGATGGGCGCGGACTGAGCGACGTGACGAATCAGGGACAGAGGAGGAGGTGTGTCCGGGCCGGGGGACCGACCAACTGGACACCACATCTTACAGCGACAGCATAGATGAGTACAAA GATTTACGTAAAAGCTGGGAAGTGTCTTTTGATCGCGCCTCGAGAACCTCGAAATGGGAG TGGCTGTCCTATGAAGATGCAAATCGAAG TTTGCCATCACTTGATATTGAGCTGAGTTTGCATGATGAATCACATCTACTTGACGACGACGACCATGAAAAG CTGTCTGAGTTCGTCCCTGGGAACGCCTGGATTCTACTGTACAGCACGTTCACCCACGGAATCAGCCTCAAGACTCTGTACTACCGACTGCAAGACGTGCAGACTCCTATCATGCTAGTGATTAAAGATAGCCAAGGATAT GTGTTTGGTGTATACAGTCCTGTTCCCCTAAGGGTCAATCCTGGTTTCTATGGCTACGGACGATCGTTCTTTTTCACGTGTAAACCGGAGTACAAG GTGTACCCGTGTAGCGGGAAGAACGAGTACTACCTTAACTGCAACACAGACAGTCTGGCCTTCGGCTGCAGCGA CGGTTTGTTTGGCCTGTGGCTAGACAGTGAGCTGTATCGCGGGCGCAGCACAGCCTGTGAAACTTACAACAGTGACGTTTTGTCTGCGAATGAGGATTTCATCTGTATAGGTCTGGAGGTCTGGACATTTGCATAA